A DNA window from Arachis hypogaea cultivar Tifrunner chromosome 18, arahy.Tifrunner.gnm2.J5K5, whole genome shotgun sequence contains the following coding sequences:
- the LOC112770958 gene encoding protein TIFY 8 isoform X1, producing MAQPQPQPQQHHHHHNNNNGGGSSTQKQQHHVLHDFLGMKPNNDIRLSTDLSPSSSSAAARGPFSSSAASDIASEKQVGNHLEGVPYYGPRSDFSGTEISNRLVGNKRSNSDSTFMGSSRDAFQMVPDSFQNSHLMKVLRSAAGGEKLRRPNDDEVLLGMQSLKPMSASLFQPPTNSKLDANKWERSLLMNVGPSMQHPPRGGQLTPFVHQIASNKMRDANAGPSFISQSAADEGSRTGIKGPGILSSINPTALGIEKSSSAGFLGGSRTKTVSNVVDPESSALPSQHGQKSSSRQMTIFYGGQAHVFDDVHPHKADVIMSLAGSNGGSWSTAFSPKSSVKLANDSNLHSGENDTGIPHDLHGRLPITGSSSHAIVPGDRISTPAVVVANQGSIVSKHTRNPVQASEPRSEDKKRAQ from the exons ATGGCacagccacagccacagccacagcAACACCACcatcatcacaacaacaacaatggcggTGGTAGCAGCACCCAAAAACAACAACACCATGTTCTCCATGACTTTCTCGGCATGAAGCCCAACAACGATATACGCCTCTCTACTGACCTCTCACCTTCCTCTTCCTCCGCCGCTGCACGCGGCCCCTTCTCCTCCTCCGCCGCCTCCGACATCGCTTCCG AAAAACAGGTAGGGAATCATCTTGAAGGGGTTCCATACTATGGTCCACGAAGTGATTTTTCTGGCACCGAGATAAGCAACAGATTAGTGGGAAACAAGAGAAGCAATTCTGATTCTACTTTTATGGGTTCCTCCAGAGATGCCTTCCAAATGGTCCCTGATTCCTTTCAAAACTCTCATTTGATGAAG GTCCTTCGTAGTGCTGCCGGAGGAGAGAAGCTTAGAAGGCCAAATGATGACGAAGTGTTGCTCGGTATGCAGTCGCTGAAGCCAATGTCTGCTTCTCTATTTCAGCCTCCTACAAATTCCAAGCTTGATGCCAATAAATGGGAACGATCTTTACTCATGAATGTTGGCCCTTCCATGCAGCATCCCCCGCGTGGAGGTCAACTGACGCCGTTTGTACACCAAATAGCCTCAAACAAAATGAGGGATGCCAATGCCGGTCCTTCATTTATTTCTCAGTCAGCTGCTGATGAAGGATCTAGAACAGGAATTAAGGGCCCTGGCATTTTAAGTTCCATAAACCCAACTGCTTTGGGCATTGAGAAATCATCATCTGCAGGGTTTCTTGGTGGAAGCAGGACAAAGACTGTAAGTAATGTAGTGGACCCCGAATCATCGGCACTTCCAAG TCAACATGGCCAAAAATCTTCCAGCCGCCAGATGACTATATTTTATGGGGGTCAGGCTCATGTTTTCGATGATGTCCACCCTCACAAG GCAGATGTTATAATGTCTTTAGCCGGGTCAAATGGCGGATCATGGTCAACAGCATTCTCACCAAAATCTTCTGTAAAGCTGGCAAATGATAGTAACTTGCACAGCGGAGAGAACGACACGGGTATCCCACATGATCTTCACGGGAGGTTGCCCATTACTGGAAGTTCTAGCCATGCCATTGTGCCTGGTGATCGAATATCTACTCCGGCAG TTGTAGTGGCAAACCAGGGAAGCATTGTATCTAAACATACAAGAAATCCTGTTCAAGCATCTGAACCCAGATCTGAAGACAAAAAAAGAGCACAATGA
- the LOC112770958 gene encoding uncharacterized protein isoform X3, whose protein sequence is MAQPQPQPQQHHHHHNNNNGGGSSTQKQQHHVLHDFLGMKPNNDIRLSTDLSPSSSSAAARGPFSSSAASDIASEKQVGNHLEGVPYYGPRSDFSGTEISNRLVGNKRSNSDSTFMGSSRDAFQMVPDSFQNSHLMKVLRSAAGGEKLRRPNDDEVLLGMQSLKPMSASLFQPPTNSKLDANKWERSLLMNVGPSMQHPPRGGQLTPFVHQIASNKMRDANAGPSFISQSAADEGSRTGIKGPGILSSINPTALGIEKSSSAGFLGGSRTKTVSNVVDPESSALPSQHGQKSSSRQMTIFYGGQAHVFDDVHPHKADVIMSLAGSNGGSWSTAFSPKSSVKLANDSNLHSGENDTGIPHDLHGRLPITGSSSHAIVPGDRISTPAGKHCI, encoded by the exons ATGGCacagccacagccacagccacagcAACACCACcatcatcacaacaacaacaatggcggTGGTAGCAGCACCCAAAAACAACAACACCATGTTCTCCATGACTTTCTCGGCATGAAGCCCAACAACGATATACGCCTCTCTACTGACCTCTCACCTTCCTCTTCCTCCGCCGCTGCACGCGGCCCCTTCTCCTCCTCCGCCGCCTCCGACATCGCTTCCG AAAAACAGGTAGGGAATCATCTTGAAGGGGTTCCATACTATGGTCCACGAAGTGATTTTTCTGGCACCGAGATAAGCAACAGATTAGTGGGAAACAAGAGAAGCAATTCTGATTCTACTTTTATGGGTTCCTCCAGAGATGCCTTCCAAATGGTCCCTGATTCCTTTCAAAACTCTCATTTGATGAAG GTCCTTCGTAGTGCTGCCGGAGGAGAGAAGCTTAGAAGGCCAAATGATGACGAAGTGTTGCTCGGTATGCAGTCGCTGAAGCCAATGTCTGCTTCTCTATTTCAGCCTCCTACAAATTCCAAGCTTGATGCCAATAAATGGGAACGATCTTTACTCATGAATGTTGGCCCTTCCATGCAGCATCCCCCGCGTGGAGGTCAACTGACGCCGTTTGTACACCAAATAGCCTCAAACAAAATGAGGGATGCCAATGCCGGTCCTTCATTTATTTCTCAGTCAGCTGCTGATGAAGGATCTAGAACAGGAATTAAGGGCCCTGGCATTTTAAGTTCCATAAACCCAACTGCTTTGGGCATTGAGAAATCATCATCTGCAGGGTTTCTTGGTGGAAGCAGGACAAAGACTGTAAGTAATGTAGTGGACCCCGAATCATCGGCACTTCCAAG TCAACATGGCCAAAAATCTTCCAGCCGCCAGATGACTATATTTTATGGGGGTCAGGCTCATGTTTTCGATGATGTCCACCCTCACAAG GCAGATGTTATAATGTCTTTAGCCGGGTCAAATGGCGGATCATGGTCAACAGCATTCTCACCAAAATCTTCTGTAAAGCTGGCAAATGATAGTAACTTGCACAGCGGAGAGAACGACACGGGTATCCCACATGATCTTCACGGGAGGTTGCCCATTACTGGAAGTTCTAGCCATGCCATTGTGCCTGGTGATCGAATATCTACTCCGGCAG GGAAGCATTGTATCTAA
- the LOC112770958 gene encoding protein TIFY 8 isoform X2: MAQPQPQPQQHHHHHNNNNGGGSSTQKQQHHVLHDFLGMKPNNDIRLSTDLSPSSSSAAARGPFSSSAASDIASEKQVGNHLEGVPYYGPRSDFSGTEISNRLVGNKRSNSDSTFMGSSRDAFQMVPDSFQNSHLMKVLRSAAGGEKLRRPNDDEVLLGMQSLKPMSASLFQPPTNSKLDANKWERSLLMNVGPSMQHPPRGGQLTPFVHQIASNKMRDANAGPSFISQSAADEGSRTGIKGPGILSSINPTALGIEKSSSAGFLGGSRTKTVSNVVDPESSALPSQHGQKSSSRQMTIFYGGQAHVFDDVHPHKADVIMSLAGSNGGSWSTAFSPKSSVKLANDSNLHSGENDTGIPHDLHGRLPITGSSSHAIVPGDRISTPAVANQGSIVSKHTRNPVQASEPRSEDKKRAQ, encoded by the exons ATGGCacagccacagccacagccacagcAACACCACcatcatcacaacaacaacaatggcggTGGTAGCAGCACCCAAAAACAACAACACCATGTTCTCCATGACTTTCTCGGCATGAAGCCCAACAACGATATACGCCTCTCTACTGACCTCTCACCTTCCTCTTCCTCCGCCGCTGCACGCGGCCCCTTCTCCTCCTCCGCCGCCTCCGACATCGCTTCCG AAAAACAGGTAGGGAATCATCTTGAAGGGGTTCCATACTATGGTCCACGAAGTGATTTTTCTGGCACCGAGATAAGCAACAGATTAGTGGGAAACAAGAGAAGCAATTCTGATTCTACTTTTATGGGTTCCTCCAGAGATGCCTTCCAAATGGTCCCTGATTCCTTTCAAAACTCTCATTTGATGAAG GTCCTTCGTAGTGCTGCCGGAGGAGAGAAGCTTAGAAGGCCAAATGATGACGAAGTGTTGCTCGGTATGCAGTCGCTGAAGCCAATGTCTGCTTCTCTATTTCAGCCTCCTACAAATTCCAAGCTTGATGCCAATAAATGGGAACGATCTTTACTCATGAATGTTGGCCCTTCCATGCAGCATCCCCCGCGTGGAGGTCAACTGACGCCGTTTGTACACCAAATAGCCTCAAACAAAATGAGGGATGCCAATGCCGGTCCTTCATTTATTTCTCAGTCAGCTGCTGATGAAGGATCTAGAACAGGAATTAAGGGCCCTGGCATTTTAAGTTCCATAAACCCAACTGCTTTGGGCATTGAGAAATCATCATCTGCAGGGTTTCTTGGTGGAAGCAGGACAAAGACTGTAAGTAATGTAGTGGACCCCGAATCATCGGCACTTCCAAG TCAACATGGCCAAAAATCTTCCAGCCGCCAGATGACTATATTTTATGGGGGTCAGGCTCATGTTTTCGATGATGTCCACCCTCACAAG GCAGATGTTATAATGTCTTTAGCCGGGTCAAATGGCGGATCATGGTCAACAGCATTCTCACCAAAATCTTCTGTAAAGCTGGCAAATGATAGTAACTTGCACAGCGGAGAGAACGACACGGGTATCCCACATGATCTTCACGGGAGGTTGCCCATTACTGGAAGTTCTAGCCATGCCATTGTGCCTGGTGATCGAATATCTACTCCGGCAG TGGCAAACCAGGGAAGCATTGTATCTAAACATACAAGAAATCCTGTTCAAGCATCTGAACCCAGATCTGAAGACAAAAAAAGAGCACAATGA